The following are encoded together in the Myxococcus guangdongensis genome:
- a CDS encoding YncE family protein has product MKSPSPWLLLGALLFTACDDSTPTPLSPDAGSQVDRGPRAIPLEGDPNGMFWDATTQTLFIGDDQNHRILKYRDGEGISVAATWADAPANSTNLGEITRMQDGTLVTVRFGFGNAGAVLFVRPDGTTGTVPNLPINRRRIGVTVTKDGRILDSYFVRNNNVNVGSIAQVTLEGTETELVGALQKPVGVLAVDDTLYIADQIAGKVYRSSLAAPAELTTLATITEPDLLSVGPNGTLLTGTRQGTVLSISTRDGATSALATGFQQVRGLAYDEANRRIFAADHDDDETNGTTHFLQIIPVD; this is encoded by the coding sequence ATGAAATCCCCTTCCCCGTGGCTGCTCCTCGGCGCCCTGCTCTTCACCGCCTGCGATGACTCCACCCCGACGCCCCTGTCCCCCGACGCGGGCTCCCAGGTGGACCGCGGCCCGCGCGCCATCCCCCTCGAGGGCGACCCCAACGGAATGTTCTGGGACGCCACCACCCAGACGCTCTTCATCGGCGACGACCAGAACCACCGCATCCTCAAGTACCGGGACGGCGAGGGCATCTCCGTGGCCGCCACCTGGGCGGACGCGCCCGCCAACAGCACCAACCTGGGCGAAATCACCCGCATGCAGGACGGCACCCTCGTCACGGTGCGCTTCGGCTTCGGCAACGCGGGCGCGGTCCTGTTCGTCCGCCCGGACGGCACGACGGGCACCGTGCCGAACCTGCCCATCAACCGCCGCCGCATCGGCGTGACGGTGACGAAGGACGGCCGCATCCTCGACAGCTACTTCGTGCGCAACAACAACGTGAACGTCGGCTCCATCGCGCAAGTCACCCTGGAGGGCACGGAGACGGAGCTCGTCGGCGCGCTCCAGAAGCCGGTGGGCGTGCTCGCCGTGGACGACACGCTGTACATCGCCGACCAGATTGCGGGGAAGGTCTACCGCTCCTCGCTCGCCGCGCCCGCGGAGCTCACCACGCTGGCCACCATCACCGAACCGGACCTGCTCTCCGTCGGCCCGAACGGCACGCTGCTCACCGGAACGCGCCAGGGCACGGTGCTGAGCATCTCCACCCGCGACGGCGCCACGTCCGCGCTCGCCACGGGCTTCCAGCAGGTCCGAGGCCTCGCGTACGACGAGGCCAACCGCCGCATCTTCGCCGCGGACCACGACGACGACGAGACCAACGGCACCACGCACTTCCTGCAAATCATCCCGGTCGACTGA
- a CDS encoding porin family protein: MRHLRWMWLWALASTPALADESWLKPTLVGELDYRQHGSDVEGFDGFTLARLRLGAEARPLPWLVARGVAEWAQEKPALIDAFVAMTFGDVRLSLGLNKTPLFPSAHDENLQARAIPELSGLAQSFWPRRDLGLELRWAPSHLPVESWVRVGNGSRSPLGNDNQLPALDARVDGRWGRSAGKPESSWGVRVGAGAHVESAYDRAGIGGIGAQGFVYYRPPPVSGSRTVAEAHARLDVGPVRVAAESAAAWERRSRDTDGNPDTPREVLPRLESQGASLEVSWVVWGKPRDDGGTWPRADEDSTQALQTLREGRIPRGALEVAGRVERLWLGRGAPDVQTGGATSGALAVRWWTTSFLGVGVAGYVQRYDTAPLEEPDRRDSWLVLARTTVSFN; the protein is encoded by the coding sequence ATGCGACACCTTCGTTGGATGTGGCTCTGGGCGCTGGCCTCCACGCCGGCGCTCGCGGACGAGTCGTGGCTGAAGCCCACGCTGGTGGGCGAGCTGGACTACCGCCAGCACGGCTCGGACGTGGAGGGCTTCGATGGCTTCACCTTGGCGCGCCTGCGATTGGGCGCGGAGGCCCGTCCCCTGCCCTGGCTCGTGGCGCGGGGCGTCGCGGAGTGGGCGCAGGAGAAGCCCGCGCTGATTGACGCCTTCGTGGCGATGACGTTCGGGGACGTGAGGCTGTCGCTCGGCCTCAACAAGACGCCGCTGTTCCCCAGCGCGCACGACGAGAACCTCCAGGCCCGCGCCATCCCCGAGCTGTCGGGCCTCGCGCAGTCCTTCTGGCCACGAAGAGACCTGGGCCTGGAGCTGCGCTGGGCTCCGAGCCACCTGCCGGTGGAGAGCTGGGTGCGCGTGGGCAACGGCTCGCGCAGCCCGCTCGGCAACGACAACCAGCTGCCCGCGCTGGACGCGCGGGTGGACGGACGTTGGGGGCGCTCGGCGGGGAAGCCGGAGTCCTCCTGGGGCGTGCGGGTCGGCGCGGGAGCGCACGTGGAGAGCGCGTATGACCGCGCGGGCATCGGCGGCATCGGCGCGCAGGGCTTCGTGTACTACCGCCCTCCGCCGGTGAGTGGCTCGCGCACCGTGGCGGAGGCGCATGCGCGGCTGGACGTCGGCCCCGTCCGGGTGGCGGCGGAGTCGGCGGCGGCGTGGGAGCGACGCTCGCGGGACACGGATGGCAACCCCGACACGCCCAGGGAGGTCCTGCCCCGCCTCGAGAGCCAGGGCGCCTCGCTGGAGGTGTCCTGGGTGGTGTGGGGCAAGCCCCGCGACGACGGCGGCACGTGGCCGCGAGCGGACGAGGACTCGACCCAGGCGCTCCAGACGTTGCGGGAGGGCCGAATCCCCCGGGGAGCGCTGGAGGTCGCCGGACGCGTCGAGCGACTGTGGCTGGGACGCGGCGCGCCGGATGTGCAGACGGGCGGCGCGACCAGCGGAGCGCTCGCGGTGCGCTGGTGGACCACGTCCTTCTTGGGCGTGGGCGTGGCGGGCTACGTCCAGCGCTACGACACGGCGCCGTTGGAGGAGCCGGACCGGCGCGACTCGTGGCTCGTCCTCGCGCGCACGACGGTGAGCTTCAACTGA